The DNA window ATTCCCACTGACGTGTACAAGTTTGCTGTTCCTGTCGGTGCTGCTTCTACCGGTGTTTCAATGTCCACCGGGGATATTGTCGCAAGCATCAACGAACAAGCTGCTAGTACGTGCTACAGCCGAAACTATTCAGCAGCACTATACAACGATCACCAGCAAGCAGCTGTACCTGCGCTGGGAGAACACATCGGAATTGATCGATGAGATACTGAAACGTATCGCCACTCAGCTGACGGTACTACTTGAATCAAACCCGCAACATTCCGCAGACGAGCCACCGAATCTCGAACCTCATCAACAGTTGCGTGTACTGAACCTGTTGGTAGTTGCCGATTACCAAGGCTTCAGACGGGTTGTGGATGGATTTAGCGATGAGCTGTACGATTTTTCAGGCTTCTACACGGTGGTAGTAGCTTCACCAAACGAGCAAAGTCTCGAAATTGCCGGTGCCATTCTTCGCACGCTTTGGTCCTTATATATCATTAATGCAATTGTGTTGATAGAACCCACGGATCAGGCCGCCATCAACGGGGTACGGCTCTACACGTACTTCCCGTACGGTGAGGGCTACTGTGAACGTTCCCTGCCCGTCGTATGGAACGTTTACGAACCAGAAGCCGGATTTATCCATCGCGATCGTACGCTATTTCCACGCAAGTTGCGCAACTTCTACAACTGCCCACTGGTGGTAGCGACATTCCCAGTGTATCCCTTCATTATCCCGAC is part of the Anopheles funestus chromosome X, idAnoFuneDA-416_04, whole genome shotgun sequence genome and encodes:
- the LOC125771290 gene encoding uncharacterized protein LOC125771290, which translates into the protein MRFPLTCTSLLFLSVLLLPVFQCPPGILSQASTNKLLVRATAETIQQHYTTITSKQLYLRWENTSELIDEILKRIATQLTVLLESNPQHSADEPPNLEPHQQLRVLNLLVVADYQGFRRVVDGFSDELYDFSGFYTVVVASPNEQSLEIAGAILRTLWSLYIINAIVLIEPTDQAAINGVRLYTYFPYGEGYCERSLPVVWNVYEPEAGFIHRDRTLFPRKLRNFYNCPLVVATFPVYPFIIPTPGSGADGEDTSKELVGIEGLMLRTLMQRLNFRLQVIIVDPPEWGTAGPRNESTGAAAYVSVHNSCERRYKLQHANVKTSAYILHLADSTSSCEPNHRVLGDYFAP